The DNA region AAAAGAGCGAGGTCGCCCGGACGTACCGGTACGTGGTGCGCGAGCTCGGCCTGGAGATCCAGCCTGCCGACCCCGCGAGCTACGTCCCCCGGTTCGCCTCCGATCTCGACCTCTCCGAGGAGGCCGAGCGCCGCGCCAGGCAGCTCCTCGACACCGCGAAGGAAGAGGGCGTACACAGCGGGAAGAGCCCCGTTGGACTGGCGGCCGCCGCGGTCTACGCCGCCGCCCTCCTCACCAACGAGAAGGTCACCCAAGGCGCAGTCAGCGAAGTCGCCGACATCTCCGAGGTCACCATCCGCAATCGGTATCACGAACTGCTCGAAGCCGAAGAGCGGGTCCAGGCTCCGTAGATCGTTTTCCACTTTTCGTCCGCGGGTCGTAAGGCCGAAGCCGGATCGTCGTGTCCTCCGGCCATGGAAACGACCCGCCACCTTACGTCGACGGTGTACGTCGTCAACGACGGCGCGACCGTGCTCCACGCGCACTCACGACTCGGCATCACGATCCCGCCAGGCGGCCACGTCGACCGCGACGAACTCCCCCACGAGGCCGGGCTCCGCGAAGTCCACGAGGAAACCGGCCTCGACCCCGATCTCGTCGCCGACGCGCCGGACATCGACGCGCCTGGCGGCCGGGCGCTGCCACAGCCCCAGTATCAGATGCTCTACGATGTCGACGTCCACCCGGATGGTCGGGTCGCCCACCAGCACATCGATCTCGTCTACTTCGCCCGCGCCGATCGCCGCAGGATCGAGCCCGCTGGCGACGACGAACTCGGGCCGGCCGCGTGGGAGTGGTACACGCCCGACGAACTCCGGACGAGCGATCTCGACGCCGATACGGTGCGGATCGGGTGTGAAGCCATCGCTGCTGTCGAGAACGGTTTCTGAGAGCGGACGATCGACGGCACTCGACGAAAGCGATCGTCTGTGGCTGTTCAGTTCGACTGCTGACGCCGAGCGTGCTGGTGGAAGGGTGCGGCGGCGATCTCGGCTCGGAGCCGTTCGATCGCGGTGCGGTCGACGCCGTTCGAGAAGCGGTCGACGATCGCGAGCACCTCCGCGCGCGAGATCTTCACGCCGCCCTCGCGGACGACGTCCTCGGCGCGCTCGTCGAGTTCGCGGAGGGTGCCCACGGCGAGCAGGTAGGGAACCGTCCACGCCGCGAGCGTGTTGCCACGGGTCTCGGGCGTGGCCTCGAGGTAGGTGAGCGCGCCGCCGACGTAGCCCGAGGCGTGGTCGGCGACCCGCCGGATCACGCTC from Halococcus agarilyticus includes:
- a CDS encoding NUDIX hydrolase, producing METTRHLTSTVYVVNDGATVLHAHSRLGITIPPGGHVDRDELPHEAGLREVHEETGLDPDLVADAPDIDAPGGRALPQPQYQMLYDVDVHPDGRVAHQHIDLVYFARADRRRIEPAGDDELGPAAWEWYTPDELRTSDLDADTVRIGCEAIAAVENGF